One window of Triticum dicoccoides isolate Atlit2015 ecotype Zavitan chromosome 5A, WEW_v2.0, whole genome shotgun sequence genomic DNA carries:
- the LOC119301873 gene encoding heavy metal-associated isoprenylated plant protein 20-like has translation MGALDHLSRLCNLTHTREAIRIKKRRPLTTVNITVKMDCEGCERRVKSAVKSIRGVTAVVVNRKISKVTVTGYVEPRKVLARVKRTGKTTADMWPYVPYTVATYPYVGGSYDKKAPAGLVRNVPQAMADPAAPEVKYMNMFNDEDVTACTVM, from the exons ATGGGCGCCTTGGATCACCTGTCCCGTCTATGCAACTTGACACATACAAGGGAAGCCATCAGGATTAAGAAAAGGCGGCCACTGACG ACGGTGAACATCACGGTGAAGATGGACTGTGAGGGCTGCGAGAGGAGGGTCAAGAGCGCCGTCAAATCGATTCGGG GTGTGACGGCAGTGGTGGTGAATCGCAAGATCAGCAAGGTGACTGTGACGGGGTACGTGGAGCCTCGCAAGGTGCTGGCGAGGGTGAAGAGGACTGGGAAGACGACGGCGGATATGTGGCCGTACGTGCCCTACACGGTGGCCACCTACCCCTACGTCGGCGGCTCCTACGACAAGAAGGCGCCGGCGGGCCTGGTCCGCAACGTGCCGCAGGCCATGGCCGACCCGGCCGCGCCGGAGGTCAAGTACATGAACATGTTCAACGACGAGGACGTTACCGCTTGCACCGTCATGTGA